In Sphingomonas sp. SORGH_AS_0950, the following are encoded in one genomic region:
- a CDS encoding NAD(P)-dependent oxidoreductase: MANDSMLKFVGREQAYPAKRAAEARAEDFREIAERYAPPAAEDQAGRCSQCGVPYCSVHCPLHNHIPDWLRLTAEGRLREAYELSNATSTMPEICGRICPQDRLCEGNCVIEFSGHGAVTIGSVEKFITDTAWEEGWVEPLVPGPARGQSVAVIGAGPAGLTAAEYLRVSGYEVHVYDRHDRAGGLLTYGIPGFKLEKPVVMRRVERLKAGGIVFHEGFAVGEDATLEDLRRRHDAVLIATGVYKARNVDVDGAGANGVIAALDYLTASNRKSFGDTVEAFENGSLNAEGKNVVVIGGGDTAMDCVRTAIRQGAKSVKCLYRRDRANMPGSQREVANAEEEGAEFVWLSAPLGFEGGETVTGVRAAKMRLGAPDASGRRAPEAEPGADHLLEADMVIKALGFDAEDLPSLFGTAELGVSRWGTVLVDGRTLMTSLDGVFAAGDIVRGASLVVWAIRDGRDVAKAMHKWLKARAKTATREKVAA, translated from the coding sequence ATGGCGAACGATTCTATGCTGAAGTTTGTAGGCCGCGAGCAGGCTTATCCGGCCAAGCGGGCGGCTGAGGCGCGCGCGGAGGATTTCCGCGAGATCGCCGAGCGTTATGCGCCCCCGGCGGCGGAGGATCAGGCCGGGCGCTGCTCGCAATGCGGCGTGCCCTATTGCTCGGTCCATTGCCCTCTGCACAATCATATCCCCGACTGGCTGCGCCTGACCGCCGAAGGGCGTCTGCGCGAGGCCTATGAGCTGTCCAACGCCACCTCGACCATGCCCGAGATCTGCGGCCGCATCTGCCCGCAGGACCGGCTATGCGAGGGCAATTGCGTCATCGAGTTTTCGGGCCACGGCGCGGTCACGATCGGATCGGTCGAGAAGTTCATCACCGACACCGCCTGGGAAGAAGGCTGGGTCGAGCCGCTGGTCCCCGGACCCGCGCGCGGCCAGTCGGTCGCGGTGATCGGCGCGGGGCCTGCGGGCCTGACGGCGGCGGAATATCTGCGCGTCTCGGGATACGAGGTGCATGTCTATGACCGGCACGACCGGGCGGGCGGGCTGTTGACCTATGGCATCCCCGGCTTCAAGCTGGAGAAGCCCGTCGTCATGCGCCGGGTCGAGCGGCTGAAGGCGGGCGGCATCGTCTTCCACGAAGGCTTTGCAGTCGGCGAGGATGCCACGCTGGAGGATCTGCGCCGCCGCCATGACGCGGTGCTGATCGCGACCGGCGTCTATAAGGCGCGCAATGTCGATGTGGATGGCGCAGGCGCGAATGGCGTGATCGCCGCGCTCGACTATCTGACCGCGTCGAACCGCAAGAGCTTTGGCGATACGGTCGAGGCGTTCGAGAATGGCTCGCTCAATGCCGAGGGCAAGAATGTCGTCGTGATCGGCGGCGGCGACACCGCGATGGACTGCGTCCGCACCGCGATCCGCCAGGGCGCCAAGTCGGTGAAGTGCCTCTATCGCCGCGACCGGGCCAACATGCCCGGCTCGCAGCGCGAAGTGGCGAACGCCGAGGAGGAAGGCGCCGAGTTCGTCTGGCTCTCCGCGCCGCTCGGTTTCGAGGGCGGCGAGACGGTGACGGGCGTGCGCGCCGCCAAGATGCGGCTGGGTGCGCCCGACGCCAGCGGCCGCCGCGCGCCGGAGGCCGAGCCGGGTGCCGACCATCTGCTCGAGGCCGACATGGTCATCAAGGCGCTGGGCTTCGATGCCGAGGACCTGCCGAGCCTGTTCGGCACCGCCGAACTGGGCGTCAGCCGCTGGGGCACGGTGCTGGTCGACGGCCGCACGCTGATGACCAGCCTGGACGGCGTGTTCGCGGCGGGCGACATCGTGCGCGGCGCCTCGTTGGTGGTCTGGGCGATCCGCGACGGCCGCGACGTGGCCAAGGCGATGCACAAGTGGCTGAAGGCGCGGGCGAAGACCGCGACGCGCGAGAAGGTGGCGGCATGA
- a CDS encoding complex I NDUFA9 subunit family protein yields the protein MTNKLVTLIGGGGFLGRYVARELMRTGARVRVAQRDPRQAYFLRTQGGLGQTQFVAADIARPDTVARAVEGADAVVNLVGVMGGNMQRIHVDGARTVAEAARAAGVEALAHVSAIGADSNGAAAYARSKGQGEDAVRQAFPNATILRPSIVFGREDQFVNRFAGMVSAPIVPILRAGVKFQPVFAGDVGQAIVAAILDGETHGGRTYELGGPDVLSMGELVRWIAATLGRKPNFVELPDFAGALLARLPGSPISWDQWLMLQQDNVAAAGAPGLAALGVTPAPLATVAPEYLIRFRKAGRFGRRAQTLAA from the coding sequence ATGACGAACAAGCTGGTGACGCTGATTGGCGGCGGGGGCTTTCTGGGCCGCTATGTCGCACGCGAGTTGATGCGCACGGGCGCGCGGGTGCGGGTCGCGCAGCGCGATCCGCGTCAGGCCTATTTCCTGCGCACGCAGGGCGGGCTGGGCCAGACGCAGTTCGTCGCGGCCGATATCGCGCGGCCCGACACGGTTGCGCGGGCGGTCGAGGGCGCGGATGCCGTCGTCAATCTGGTCGGCGTGATGGGCGGCAATATGCAGCGCATCCATGTCGACGGCGCGCGCACCGTCGCCGAGGCCGCGCGCGCGGCGGGGGTCGAGGCGCTGGCCCATGTCTCGGCCATCGGCGCCGATTCGAACGGCGCGGCGGCCTATGCCCGGTCGAAGGGGCAGGGCGAGGATGCGGTGCGCCAGGCTTTCCCGAACGCCACGATCCTGCGCCCCTCGATCGTGTTCGGGCGCGAGGACCAGTTCGTGAACCGCTTTGCGGGCATGGTGTCGGCGCCGATCGTGCCGATCCTGCGCGCGGGCGTGAAGTTCCAGCCGGTGTTCGCGGGCGATGTCGGCCAGGCGATCGTCGCGGCGATCCTGGACGGCGAGACGCATGGCGGCCGCACCTATGAGCTCGGCGGGCCGGACGTGCTGTCGATGGGCGAGCTGGTCCGCTGGATCGCCGCGACGCTGGGCCGCAAGCCGAACTTCGTCGAACTGCCCGACTTTGCGGGCGCGCTGCTCGCCCGGCTGCCGGGATCGCCGATCAGCTGGGACCAGTGGCTGATGCTTCAGCAGGACAATGTCGCCGCCGCCGGTGCGCCGGGTCTCGCCGCGCTGGGCGTCACCCCGGCGCCGCTGGCGACCGTCGCGCCCGAATATCTGATCCGTTTCCGCAAGGCGGGCCGGTTCGGGCGGCGGGCGCAGACGCTGGCGGCCTGA
- a CDS encoding ImmA/IrrE family metallo-endopeptidase has translation MTDAVDPPAERLLHDLGITEPGEIDVEVIAHAVGAAVRYRRLGVGDARIVGLGDRAIITVDDRASRVRQRFSVAHELGHWHHHRGQRLICHGAAEQQDGAAGCEREADGYAAGLLMPRFMLEPLVADIPMSFDLVYQVVAMFGVSTMAAALRLAEVHPAAFALVVEEVGGRRWFRRSAALNHRWFVRSTVSDMSMTADHRGLPLPNFPFAVRAQQWFLGHGVKDAQALYAIDRMACGQAIHLILVI, from the coding sequence GTGACGGACGCGGTTGATCCGCCTGCCGAACGTCTGCTGCATGACCTCGGCATCACTGAACCGGGCGAGATCGATGTCGAGGTCATCGCCCATGCCGTGGGCGCGGCGGTGCGCTATCGTCGTCTTGGCGTTGGCGATGCGCGGATCGTCGGTCTGGGCGACCGAGCGATCATCACGGTCGACGACCGGGCCAGCCGCGTCCGGCAGCGTTTCTCCGTCGCGCATGAACTCGGTCATTGGCACCATCATCGCGGCCAACGGCTGATCTGTCATGGCGCCGCCGAACAACAGGACGGAGCGGCGGGCTGCGAGCGCGAGGCGGACGGGTATGCTGCCGGCCTGCTCATGCCTCGCTTTATGCTGGAACCATTGGTCGCTGACATCCCGATGTCATTCGATCTCGTCTATCAAGTTGTCGCCATGTTCGGCGTCAGCACGATGGCTGCTGCCTTGCGGCTTGCTGAAGTTCATCCTGCGGCATTCGCCCTCGTCGTCGAAGAAGTGGGCGGGCGCCGATGGTTCAGACGGTCAGCCGCCCTGAATCATCGTTGGTTCGTCCGGTCGACAGTTTCAGACATGAGCATGACGGCCGATCACCGTGGATTGCCTCTTCCGAATTTCCCGTTCGCCGTACGGGCGCAGCAATGGTTCCTGGGTCATGGCGTTAAAGACGCGCAAGCGCTCTACGCCATCGACCGGATGGCATGCGGTCAGGCAATCCATCTTATTTTGGTGATATAG
- a CDS encoding ion channel, whose protein sequence is MTDEPAEDQDGRPLLAWLVIFISWTFALAEFRKAGRKGPDRTAVIVQMNRIYFVASAALVAAIIVASGNTIACLQWNPSNDGTIFRSATFLLATYCLSRCIEVFYAFFRDAFDRLADREPGSDLQGRRRIGLALTSYAEMILNFGMLLSLVTAEAWQTTNANPPKHITDVLFYSASTITTSGGGGFVPKGAIVQALTVFEIACGLILLVVCFAIYAGGRMQRPEA, encoded by the coding sequence ATGACTGACGAACCTGCCGAAGATCAAGACGGGCGGCCGCTACTAGCGTGGCTGGTCATCTTCATTTCCTGGACCTTTGCGCTCGCCGAGTTCCGGAAGGCGGGCCGCAAGGGTCCAGACCGGACGGCCGTAATCGTGCAGATGAACAGGATCTACTTCGTCGCCTCGGCGGCGTTGGTTGCGGCGATCATCGTCGCGTCGGGTAACACTATCGCGTGCCTGCAGTGGAACCCGTCGAACGACGGCACGATTTTCCGGAGCGCGACCTTCCTGCTCGCTACCTATTGCCTGTCGCGCTGCATCGAGGTCTTCTACGCCTTCTTCCGCGACGCCTTCGACCGGCTCGCGGACAGGGAGCCGGGCAGCGATCTCCAAGGCAGGCGACGCATTGGCCTCGCGCTCACGAGTTACGCCGAGATGATCCTGAATTTCGGCATGCTGCTGTCACTTGTGACGGCCGAGGCGTGGCAGACCACGAACGCCAATCCGCCCAAGCATATCACCGACGTGCTGTTCTACAGCGCCTCGACTATCACGACCAGCGGCGGTGGCGGGTTCGTGCCTAAGGGCGCGATCGTCCAGGCGCTAACCGTCTTCGAGATCGCGTGCGGCCTAATCCTGCTGGTCGTCTGCTTCGCCATCTATGCTGGCGGTCGGATGCAACGGCCGGAAGCCTGA
- a CDS encoding undecaprenyl-diphosphate phosphatase has product MNDLLAAIILGIVEGVTEFLPVSSTGHLILAGALLGYDDARWQMFNIVIQLGAILAVVVLYWRTFWTVLEGLFKRDPGSIRFVRNLLIAFIPAAVIGVLAKKHIEALLLQPKVVAIALIVGGIAILVIERLVKPGTTRGIAAVPARTALGVGFLQCLAMIPGVSRSGATILGALTLGVERRTAAEFSFFLAIPTMLGASVVETAGHMDAMRSGSSVGPIEIGVGFVVSFVVALLVVRWFVGIVGKHGFGPFAWYRIVAGSIALALLTLH; this is encoded by the coding sequence GTGAACGATCTGCTAGCCGCCATCATCCTCGGTATCGTCGAGGGGGTCACCGAATTCCTGCCGGTGTCCTCGACCGGACACCTGATCCTGGCGGGCGCGCTGCTCGGCTATGACGATGCGCGGTGGCAGATGTTCAACATCGTCATCCAGCTGGGCGCGATCCTGGCGGTCGTCGTCCTCTACTGGCGGACCTTCTGGACCGTGCTGGAGGGGCTGTTCAAGCGCGATCCGGGCTCGATCCGCTTCGTGCGCAACCTGCTGATCGCCTTCATCCCCGCCGCCGTCATCGGCGTGCTGGCGAAAAAGCATATCGAGGCGCTGTTGCTCCAGCCCAAGGTCGTCGCCATCGCGCTTATCGTCGGCGGCATCGCGATCCTGGTGATCGAGCGGCTGGTGAAGCCCGGCACGACGCGCGGCATCGCGGCCGTCCCGGCCAGGACGGCGCTGGGCGTCGGCTTCCTCCAGTGTCTGGCGATGATTCCGGGCGTCAGCCGCTCGGGCGCGACGATCCTGGGCGCGCTGACCCTGGGTGTCGAGCGGCGCACGGCGGCCGAGTTCAGCTTCTTCCTCGCCATCCCCACCATGCTGGGCGCCAGCGTGGTCGAGACGGCGGGGCATATGGATGCGATGCGTAGCGGAAGCAGCGTCGGGCCGATCGAGATCGGTGTCGGCTTCGTCGTGTCGTTCGTGGTCGCCTTGCTGGTCGTCCGCTGGTTCGTCGGCATCGTCGGCAAGCACGGCTTCGGCCCCTTTGCCTGGTATCGAATCGTCGCGGGCAGCATCGCGCTGGCGCTGTTGACGCTGCATTGA